The DNA window CTACGGCCCCGGCGTCAGCGAGCGGCTGATCGGCGAGGAGCTCGGCGCGGACGACGACGTCGTCGTCGCCTCGAAGGCCGGGCTGCTCCGGAACCGCGAGGGCGACTGGATCCCCCACGGCGACCCGGATTTCCTCAGGAACCAGGTCCTGTGTAGCCTCGACCGGCTCGGAACCGACTCCATCGACCTCTACCAGTACCACCGCCCGGACCCCGACGCCGACTTCGAAGCGTCCGTCCACGCGTTCGCCGAGATGAAGGACGCCGGCCAGATCGACCGCGTCGGGCTCTCGAACGTCTCGGTGGAGCAGCTCGAGACCGCACGGGAGATCGTCGAGATCGCGACGGTCCAGAACCGCTACGACGTGGGGAACCGCGACGAGGAGGACGTCCTCCGGGCGTGTGAGAGCCACGGCGTCGGCTTCATCCCGTGGGGACCGATGTACGCGGTCGAGGAGGACGAGGTCGCCGAGGTGCTCGAGGCGGTCGCCGCCGACCACGACGGCGCGACGCCCCGGCAGGTCGCGCTCGCGTGGCTGCTCGAGCACTCGGACGTGACCCTCCCGATCCCCGGCACGTCGAGCGTGGGCCACCTCGAGTCGAACGTCGCGGCCTCGCGGCTGGAGCTGACCGACGACGACGTGGCGAGACTGGACGGGATCGACCCGCGGGAGTGAGGTGGAGTGCGGGCGTGAGTCGACGGCGCGTCCGGTTCGCGCGGCGATCGGCGGTCGGACCGCGCCGGATCAGACCCCGAACGTCGCCCGCAGCATGTCGCGCGTGCCGGGCCCGAGCCCGACG is part of the Halorubrum aethiopicum genome and encodes:
- a CDS encoding aldo/keto reductase; the protein is MVTEHVDPDDTFDLGGDLTVNRLGFGGMRVTGEDIVGRPADERAAKSVIRRAVDLGVDFVDTADSYGPGVSERLIGEELGADDDVVVASKAGLLRNREGDWIPHGDPDFLRNQVLCSLDRLGTDSIDLYQYHRPDPDADFEASVHAFAEMKDAGQIDRVGLSNVSVEQLETAREIVEIATVQNRYDVGNRDEEDVLRACESHGVGFIPWGPMYAVEEDEVAEVLEAVAADHDGATPRQVALAWLLEHSDVTLPIPGTSSVGHLESNVAASRLELTDDDVARLDGIDPRE